CGTCGGTGCTGGACGAGATGATCCTGACCCCCGACCCGCTCGTCTCCGAACTGGTGGTGGGTGTCGAAGATCACCAGACCGAACTCGACGAGCAGATTGCGAACGCGCTCGACCGCTCGTGGACCTTGGCACGGCTGTCGGTTCTGGACCGCCTCATCATGCGCATGGCCACCTACGAGCTGATTCACCGGCCCGGCGTGCCCGTCGCGGTTGCCCTGAACGAGGCGGTCGAGCTGGCCAAGCTGTGGAGCGGCCCCGAGGCCGGCAGGTTCGTCAACGGCGTGCTGTCTGGCGTCGCCCGCTCGGTCAGAGGCTG
Above is a genomic segment from Acidimicrobiales bacterium containing:
- the nusB gene encoding transcription antitermination factor NusB, with product MTPADPDASPDPFGPEDEPSRRRDARERTVEVLYEAEMKGVTAASVLDEMILTPDPLVSELVVGVEDHQTELDEQIANALDRSWTLARLSVLDRLIMRMATYELIHRPGVPVAVALNEAVELAKLWSGPEAGRFVNGVLSGVARSVRG